In a genomic window of Myxococcales bacterium:
- a CDS encoding phage tail protein, with product MTTNSPPRRDPWLAFCFKVTITEANLDAATGLFKSVSGLEIESEVVDFKEGGENERTHKLVGGTKFKNIVLKRGFSGKEFTDWRKNWEKSKQRVSGTIEQLDTKGGTMAKWQFTGGWPCKWSMSEFDASKSEVSIETIEIAHQGITRVS from the coding sequence ATGACCACCAACAGCCCCCCCCGCCGTGACCCCTGGCTCGCGTTCTGCTTCAAGGTGACGATCACCGAAGCCAACCTCGACGCCGCGACGGGTCTGTTCAAGAGCGTCAGCGGCCTCGAGATCGAGTCCGAGGTGGTCGACTTCAAGGAGGGCGGCGAGAACGAGCGCACCCACAAGCTGGTCGGCGGCACGAAGTTCAAGAACATCGTGCTCAAGCGCGGGTTCTCGGGCAAGGAGTTCACCGACTGGCGCAAGAACTGGGAGAAGAGCAAGCAGCGCGTCTCCGGCACCATCGAGCAGCTCGACACCAAGGGCGGGACGATGGCCAAGTGGCAGTTCACGGGCGGCTGGCCGTGCAAGTGGAGCATGTCCGAGTTCGACGCCTCGAAGAGCGAGGTCTCGATCGAGACGATCGAGATCGCCCACCAGGGCATCACGCGCGTTTCCTGA